CGCACGTCGGCACGGTGGAAGAGGCGCGCAGCGCCGTTTCAGCGTGTCGCTACCCCCGCCCGCCGGAGTCATCACTCTACGATCCGCCCGGCCTGCGCGGCGACGCGCCCAACGCCGCCGCCCGCTACTGGGGATTGACGCAGCAGGAGTATTACAGCCGCGCCGACGTCTGGCCGCTCGCGCCGCTTGGTGAAATCCTGGCGATCATCATGATCGAAGAGGTGCGGGCGATCGATAACCTGCCGCGCATCCTCAAAGAGGTGCCTGGGATCGGCGTGATCCTGATCGGCGAGGGCGACCTCTCGCAGGAGCTGGGCCACCCGCGCCAGTACGAGCACCCGGCCGTGCAGGAGGCGATCGGCCGTATCGTGCAGGTCTGCAAGGACCACAACGTGCCGGTCGGCCATCCGCACGTGGACGAGAAGAACGTCGAGCGAATCCTTGAGCAAGGATTCCGCTTCCTGATGCCAGCGCCGGTGCGCAGCTACGGCGGGCTGGCGAAGGGCCGCCAATTGGCCGGACGCGGCTGATGCAGGGACGCCGGCGGCTCAGCGCTAAACCGCCGGCGGCTGCGAGCCCAGCGGCAGAAGCCGCGCTGCAGGAGACGCGATGAGCGCCGCTGCCTCCCGCCCGCCGCTGCGCGATGCCTTCCGCGCGCTGAACACGCCGAACTTCCGCTGACGAGGCCTCTCTCGTCTCCAGCTTGCCGTGCCGCGCCGGCACGGCCGCGCAGTTGCAACAGCTCTGGCGGGGCCACTGGGGGATTGAGAACCGCCTGCCCTGGGTCCGCGATGTGACCCAGGGCGAAGAACGCTTTCAGGTGCGCACCGGCAGCGGCCCCCAAGGGCTCGCGGCCGTGC
The sequence above is drawn from the Dehalococcoidia bacterium genome and encodes:
- a CDS encoding aldolase/citrate lyase family protein, with translation MSEIPRLNGVIAALEAGKPAFTTFTPPDVESAIALSQADYDGIVFEMEHNPYDVRALRDCLQYMLNRRQIVSGGSLAPRVTPIVRIPPNGVEQNSWVAKQVLDLGVYGVVWPHVGTVEEARSAVSACRYPRPPESSLYDPPGLRGDAPNAAARYWGLTQQEYYSRADVWPLAPLGEILAIIMIEEVRAIDNLPRILKEVPGIGVILIGEGDLSQELGHPRQYEHPAVQEAIGRIVQVCKDHNVPVGHPHVDEKNVERILEQGFRFLMPAPVRSYGGLAKGRQLAGRG